A region of Pseudomonadota bacterium DNA encodes the following proteins:
- a CDS encoding class I SAM-dependent methyltransferase, translating to MNIAKRDFDKEAASWDENPARVKLTKDIANAISKQIVLTPDMDVMDFGCGTGLLTIQLQPLVRSITGVDSSQGMLDILNMKIAKLKLNKVGAVLIDLDKGDVLTGNYDLVLSNMTLHHIKEIEPLFAQFYKVTAPGGYLCIADLDLDDGQFHEDKTGVFHFGFDRATLHKVFTKAGFDGVRNVSAAEVVKPNINGEMRRFSVFIMMGRKRSGEPWGHS from the coding sequence ATGAACATTGCAAAACGGGATTTTGATAAAGAGGCTGCCTCCTGGGATGAGAATCCTGCAAGGGTCAAGTTGACGAAAGATATTGCCAATGCCATATCAAAGCAGATTGTATTGACGCCCGATATGGATGTTATGGACTTTGGTTGTGGCACAGGATTATTGACCATCCAACTACAGCCCCTTGTCCGTTCTATCACCGGTGTCGACAGTTCGCAGGGGATGCTCGATATATTGAATATGAAGATCGCTAAACTGAAGCTGAACAAGGTTGGCGCTGTACTTATCGATCTTGACAAGGGCGATGTTCTGACAGGGAATTATGACCTTGTTTTAAGCAATATGACCCTTCACCATATAAAGGAAATAGAACCTCTTTTCGCTCAATTTTATAAAGTCACGGCCCCTGGTGGTTATCTGTGTATTGCTGATTTGGACTTGGATGATGGTCAATTTCATGAAGACAAAACCGGCGTATTTCATTTCGGATTTGATCGGGCAACTCTGCATAAGGTTTTCACGAAAGCGGGGTTTGATGGTGTTCGGAATGTGAGTGCCGCAGAAGTGGTGAAACCGAATATCAATGGAGAAATGAGGCGGTTTTCAGTATTCATCATGATGGGTCGGAAGCGATCAGGGGAACCTTGGGGACACTCTTAA
- a CDS encoding acyltransferase family protein: protein MINKERLYYLDNLKVFLIILVIMHHVGQAYGSTGGIWFYSYPGERAKPLGLLFLFNASFFMGLFFFISGYFYPVSFDRHGARKFIIDKLMRFGIPLIFAALFMIPVMEFVKYLKYTNCISFQDFYIQHWLNFAPTTAVIQSTRNFGHLWFVEHLLVYSILYAAIRTVLQKLAPSLSISATRHVRLYAIILYILALGVVTHLMRTTWGFPINRWIGFLGFIQMEPAHIPQYLSLFILGILVYRWSFLDSITTPRNMFWLLPGVGIYVITIVQLYTTGRQTAFFLWEYREALLCVGVCIGLLALFKTLFNRTGRFMQILADNAFGAYIFHVPVVVALQFAFDPVKAGAFTLFMIVSVLSIPGSFLVSLLVRLIPGIKKIL from the coding sequence ATGATTAATAAAGAACGACTTTACTATCTCGACAATCTCAAGGTTTTCCTGATAATTCTGGTTATCATGCATCACGTCGGACAGGCATATGGGTCGACGGGTGGAATCTGGTTTTATTCATACCCGGGTGAACGAGCAAAACCCTTGGGGCTTCTCTTTCTATTCAATGCGTCATTTTTCATGGGGCTTTTCTTCTTTATTTCAGGGTATTTCTACCCGGTATCATTCGACCGCCATGGAGCCCGTAAATTTATTATTGACAAACTTATGCGCTTCGGGATTCCGCTGATCTTTGCAGCTCTTTTCATGATCCCCGTTATGGAATTTGTGAAATATCTTAAATACACAAACTGCATCAGTTTCCAGGATTTCTACATCCAACACTGGTTAAACTTCGCCCCGACTACAGCAGTCATTCAAAGTACTCGCAACTTTGGGCATTTGTGGTTTGTAGAACATCTGCTTGTCTACTCAATCCTCTATGCCGCTATTAGAACAGTGTTGCAAAAACTTGCACCATCCCTATCGATTTCCGCTACCCGTCACGTGCGACTATACGCGATCATTCTCTATATTTTAGCCCTGGGGGTTGTCACGCATCTCATGCGGACAACGTGGGGTTTTCCCATAAATAGATGGATCGGATTTCTCGGATTCATACAGATGGAGCCGGCACACATTCCACAGTATCTGTCACTTTTCATTTTGGGTATTCTTGTCTACAGATGGTCTTTTTTAGATTCCATCACCACGCCACGCAATATGTTCTGGCTTTTGCCCGGCGTAGGTATCTACGTTATCACTATAGTACAACTATATACCACAGGTCGCCAAACTGCTTTCTTCCTGTGGGAATACAGGGAAGCACTTCTCTGCGTAGGGGTCTGCATCGGACTTCTTGCTCTTTTCAAGACTTTATTTAATCGGACAGGACGTTTTATGCAAATTCTCGCGGATAACGCATTCGGGGCGTACATCTTCCATGTACCGGTAGTGGTCGCGCTCCAGTTTGCATTTGATCCTGTAAAGGCAGGAGCTTT